The Anaerolineae bacterium genomic sequence ACCCCGGCACCGTGGAGGTGGTGGATGGGGACCTGGTGATTGACGGCCAGCGAATTAAGGTGTTTGCCGAGCGCGACCCGCGCAAATTGCCCTGGGCTGATCTGGGCGTGGATATCGTCATCGAGGCCACGGGCGTGTTCCGCGATGCGGATAGCGACCCCGGGGCACGCTCCCACATCACCCACGGCGGGGCCAAGAAGGTGATCATCTCGGCGCCGGCCAAAAACGAGGATTTGACGGTGGTGCTGGGCGTCAACGACGACCAGTACGACCCGGCCAGGCACCATGTGGTTTCCAACGCTTCGTGCACCACCAACTGCCTGGCTCCGGCGGCCAAAGTGGTGCATGACCATCTGGGCATCCTCCGGGGCCTGATGACCACCATCCATGCGTACACCAACGATCAGCGCATTCTGGATTTGGCCCACAAGGATATGCGCCGGGCCCGCGCCGCGGCGATCAACATCATCCCCACCACCACGGGGGCGGCCAAGGCGTTGGGCAAGGTGATCCCCGATCTGCAAGGCAAGTTTGACGGGATGGCCGTGCGTGTGCCCACCTCGACGGTGTCGCTGGTGGACTTTGTGGCCGAGATCGAAAAACCCACCACCGTCGAGGCCTTGAACGCCCTCTTTAAAAAGGCGGCCGAAGGCCCCTTGCAGGGGATTCTGGGGTACTCTGAGGAGCCCCTGGTCTCCTCGGATTACAAGGGAGACCCCCGCTCCTCCATCGTGGACGCGCTTTCCACGCGGGTGCTCAATGGCACCTTTATCAAGGTGGTGGCCTGGTACGACAACGAATGGGGCTACTCCTGCCGCACGGCGGACCTGGCTGCTATGATGGCCAAGTCGTTGGAATAGTTCGCCCTTTCAAGCCATCTGCTGTATTCAATAAGAAAAACCTCGGGCGGGAGAGCTTGCCCGAGGTTTGCGTTAAGCCCTTGAGGTCCTGGATTCGGATGAGGGAGGTTTGGGCGGCTTCCCCGGACGGCGGTACCAGGTGCGGGTCCAGCGCACCAGCACCAGGGCGATCACCAGGATCAGAATCAACCCGCCGTGGATCATCAATTCCTGCATCTGGAGGCGGGCCACTTCGGTAGCCTGTTCGGTCAGAGACATCTGGGCGCTGATGAGCAAAAGTTTGCGCGCGCTGGAGATGATGCCTACAAAGAGGAAGGGTTCCAGCGGCACCGAATGCTCTTGTAGGTAGGTAACCACCGTCCAGAGCAACTCCAGCACGATCATGACCAGCATGAGGTCATGGATGAAGGTAGATACCCCCTCGCTGAGCCCACCGGTGAAGAAGGAAGGCAGGGCGAGGAGGGTGTAGCCGATCAGCACCAGCGCGGCCACGGTGAGCAGAATACCCACCAGGAATTGAAGCAAATCTTCCAGATTGCTCAACAGGCGAATCAGTCGGGGATGGGGTGGAAGCCATTTCGAAGGTCTGAACATAAGGCGACCTCTTGGCAGGAGGATGGAAGGTTTCCCTGAATCGATGAGGGGCAAGGCGGTTCCTCTCAGAACAGGCCCACCACTTTGCCGGTCTCCAGATCGAGGTCCACATTAAGGTAGGCGGGGCGGGTGGGCAGGCCGGGCATGGTGCGCATCTTGCCCACCAGGGGGTAGAGGAACCCGGCGCCGGCCGAGAGGCGGATGTCGCGGATGGGCACGCGAAAGCCGCGCGGCGCCCCCTTGAGCGTGGGGTCGTGGCTGATGCTCAGGTGGGTCTTCGCCATGCAAATGGGTAACCTGTCGTAGCCTAAGCGGGTGTATTCGGCGATGCGCTTCTCGGCCAAGGGTTCGTAGTCTACGCCGTCGGCGCCGTACACCTCGCGGCAGATGATTTCGATTTTGTCTTTGATAGGCAAATCCAGGTCATAGAGGAAGCGGAAGTCGGAA encodes the following:
- a CDS encoding phosphate-starvation-inducible PsiE family protein — translated: MFRPSKWLPPHPRLIRLLSNLEDLLQFLVGILLTVAALVLIGYTLLALPSFFTGGLSEGVSTFIHDLMLVMIVLELLWTVVTYLQEHSVPLEPFLFVGIISSARKLLLISAQMSLTEQATEVARLQMQELMIHGGLILILVIALVLVRWTRTWYRRPGKPPKPPSSESRTSRA
- the gap gene encoding type I glyceraldehyde-3-phosphate dehydrogenase; this translates as MSKVRVGINGFGRIGRQVLKAIIERYPDELEVVAINDLFPPETNAHLFKYDSNYGKYPGTVEVVDGDLVIDGQRIKVFAERDPRKLPWADLGVDIVIEATGVFRDADSDPGARSHITHGGAKKVIISAPAKNEDLTVVLGVNDDQYDPARHHVVSNASCTTNCLAPAAKVVHDHLGILRGLMTTIHAYTNDQRILDLAHKDMRRARAAAINIIPTTTGAAKALGKVIPDLQGKFDGMAVRVPTSTVSLVDFVAEIEKPTTVEALNALFKKAAEGPLQGILGYSEEPLVSSDYKGDPRSSIVDALSTRVLNGTFIKVVAWYDNEWGYSCRTADLAAMMAKSLE